In a genomic window of Occallatibacter riparius:
- a CDS encoding serine hydrolase domain-containing protein, protein MTSETAVPIAESAAESTRFAAKSAFGAAGTFAAAHKVLEDAITARAFPGCAFGVLAGGRIVDHGALGRFIYEADSPAVLPNTVFDVASLTKVAATTAAAMLLNQRGLLDPATLVGDLLPGFIVGHGHEPIARQVTLRHLLAHNSGLPAYVDFFRTHSTPARLFRACLELPLEAAPGTRAEYSDPGFILLGKALEVIAGEYLPQFVHREIFDPLGMNSSAFCPRLSARHAIAPTEIDNSLRFRTIQGEVQDENAFILHGAAGHAGLFSNVSDLLRLAAEILAGSGHPSIAQPARLFERTTIERFAQRQEPTGSSRALGWDTPSENSSSGRHFSPHSIGHLGFSGCSLWIDLDAGIAVVLLTNRTWPDRANQAIRQVRPAFHDAIREAL, encoded by the coding sequence ATGACGTCCGAGACCGCTGTACCCATCGCCGAGTCTGCCGCCGAATCCACCCGGTTTGCTGCCAAGAGCGCGTTTGGAGCAGCCGGCACGTTTGCCGCAGCCCATAAGGTGCTTGAGGATGCGATCACAGCGCGCGCCTTTCCCGGCTGCGCCTTCGGCGTCCTCGCCGGCGGCCGCATCGTCGACCACGGCGCGCTCGGTCGCTTCATCTATGAGGCAGATAGCCCCGCGGTCCTGCCCAACACAGTCTTCGACGTCGCCAGCCTCACCAAAGTCGCGGCCACCACCGCCGCGGCCATGCTGCTCAATCAGCGCGGCCTGCTCGATCCCGCCACCCTTGTCGGCGATCTGCTGCCCGGCTTCATCGTCGGCCACGGCCACGAACCCATTGCTCGCCAAGTCACCCTGCGCCACCTCCTCGCGCACAACTCCGGTCTGCCCGCTTACGTTGACTTCTTCCGCACCCACTCCACCCCCGCCCGGCTCTTCCGCGCCTGCCTCGAACTGCCGCTTGAAGCCGCGCCCGGCACGCGCGCAGAATACTCCGACCCCGGCTTCATCCTCCTCGGCAAAGCCCTCGAGGTCATCGCTGGCGAGTACCTCCCGCAGTTCGTTCACCGCGAGATCTTCGATCCGCTGGGCATGAACTCCAGCGCCTTCTGCCCGCGTCTCTCGGCGCGCCACGCCATCGCGCCCACTGAGATCGACAACAGCCTTCGCTTCCGCACCATTCAGGGTGAAGTGCAGGATGAGAACGCGTTCATCCTCCACGGTGCCGCGGGCCACGCAGGCCTGTTCTCCAACGTCTCTGACCTGCTGCGTCTCGCCGCCGAGATTCTCGCGGGCTCCGGCCACCCCTCGATCGCGCAGCCCGCCCGGCTCTTCGAACGCACCACCATTGAGCGTTTCGCCCAGCGGCAGGAGCCCACCGGCAGCAGCCGCGCCCTCGGCTGGGACACTCCCAGCGAAAACTCCTCGTCCGGCCGGCACTTCTCACCACATTCCATCGGCCATCTCGGCTTTAGTGGATGCTCGCTTTGGATCGATCTCGACGCCGGTATCGCCGTGGTTCTGCTGACCAACCGTACCTGGCCCGACCGCGCCAACCAGGCCATCCGTCAGGTCCGCCCCGCCTTCCACGATGCCATCCGCGAGGCACTTTAG
- the murQ gene encoding N-acetylmuramic acid 6-phosphate etherase — translation MQANAGPNGKEPSKKDTATLLQHLTTESQNEASQGFDTKSALEIARIINHEDSKVAAAVKKALPEIAQVIDQVARSLRDGGRLIYIGAGSSGRIAALDASECPPTYSTAPGQVQYIMAGGPKALASAVEVNEDSEELGQRDIARRRPTRKDVVIGLSASGRTPYVVAATAYARARGAYAAAVTCNQGTPLAEVSDIAIVAEVGAEVVSGSTRMKAASAQKMILNMITTGAMTRMGYVYENLMVNVHMQNSKLVERGIRILMKACNIDRTTAVDTIKSAGRSVPVALVMLKAKVDKPEAVRRLAKSDGNVRLAIEDNIAEF, via the coding sequence ATGCAAGCGAACGCCGGGCCGAACGGGAAAGAGCCAAGCAAAAAAGACACGGCGACCTTGCTTCAGCACCTGACCACTGAGAGCCAAAACGAAGCCTCTCAGGGATTTGACACTAAATCCGCCCTCGAAATTGCCCGCATCATCAACCATGAAGACTCCAAGGTTGCTGCCGCGGTCAAGAAGGCGCTTCCCGAAATCGCTCAGGTCATCGACCAGGTCGCCCGCTCCCTCCGCGACGGCGGCCGTCTGATTTATATAGGCGCAGGATCCAGCGGCCGCATCGCCGCCCTCGACGCCTCTGAGTGTCCCCCCACCTACTCCACTGCCCCAGGCCAGGTCCAGTACATCATGGCCGGCGGTCCCAAGGCCCTCGCCTCTGCCGTTGAAGTCAATGAGGACTCCGAGGAACTCGGCCAGCGCGACATCGCCCGCCGCCGCCCCACCCGCAAAGACGTCGTCATCGGGCTCAGCGCTTCCGGCCGCACCCCTTACGTTGTCGCCGCCACCGCTTATGCCCGAGCCCGCGGAGCCTACGCAGCCGCCGTCACCTGCAATCAAGGCACGCCGCTGGCTGAAGTCTCCGACATCGCCATCGTCGCTGAAGTCGGCGCAGAAGTCGTCTCGGGTTCCACCCGCATGAAGGCCGCCAGCGCCCAGAAGATGATCCTCAACATGATCACCACCGGCGCCATGACTCGCATGGGCTATGTGTACGAGAACCTCATGGTCAACGTGCACATGCAGAACTCCAAGCTGGTCGAGCGCGGCATCCGCATTCTCATGAAGGCCTGCAACATTGATCGCACCACCGCCGTCGACACCATCAAGTCCGCCGGCCGCAGCGTGCCCGTTGCCCTGGTGATGCTCAAGGCCAAAGTGGACAAGCCCGAAGCGGTACGCCGCCTCGCCAAGTCCGACGGGAACGTCCGCCTCGCAATCGAAGACAACATCGCCGAGTTCTAA
- the carB gene encoding carbamoyl-phosphate synthase large subunit produces the protein MPRRNDIQKILVIGSGPIVIGQSAEFDYSGTQACKALKAEGYEVVLVNSNPATIMTDPELADRTYIEPLTVGYVEEIIRKEAAMLGAGAGKFALLPTVGGQTALNLAVDLSDAGILDKYNVELIGAKLEAIKKAEDRLLFKDAMLRIGLDVSKSALVNNLRDGLDFAGKLGFPVLIRPSFTLGGSGGGIAYNREELMEILARGLDLSPVHECLIEESVLGWKEYELEVMRDLADNVIIICSIENFDPMGVHTGDSITVAPAQTLTDREYQKMRDAAIAVMREIGVETGGSNVQFAVNPADGRMTVIEMNPRVSRSSALASKATGFPIAKIAAKLAVGYTLDEIPNDITRKTPACFEPTIDYVVTKIPKWQFEKFPGADDTLGPQMKSVGEVMAIGRTFKESLMKAWRALETGKKTGQEVVLEPRRLTQMLVTPKPERLAYIRFAFERGMSVREVARLTGMDPWFLHQIREITLEQQKIAKTSPEAIDETQLRKLKRMGLSDERIATEWMLEGHEGTKRVRELRESKNIRPVFKLVDTCAAEFESMTPYLYSTYDEEDEAPPTDKDKIIILGSGPNRIGQGIEFDYCCCHAAFALKEDGYETIMVNCNPETVSTDYDTSDRLYFEPLVLEDVLAIYNHEASSGAKIGVIVQYGGQTPLNLAQRLRAAGVPIIGTSPESIDLAEDRKRFGKLLEDLKIPQPAGGTATSVEEALAVGDRIGYPVLVRPSYVLGGRAMVIAYDAAAVATYMRAAVEYSQERPVLVDHFLENAVEVDVDALCDSKDVIIAGIMQHIEEAGIHSGDSSCVLPAVSIREETLNTIREYTRKLALSLKVIGLVNIQFAIQRDANDQDHVYVIEVNPRASRTVPYVSKATGVPLAKVAARLMTGRTLAELLPEQLASGKDLDVGDHFYVKSPVFPWNKFAGVDTVLGPEMKSTGEVMGVAETFGEAFAKAQLSAGQLLPLEGTVFFSVNDHDKSAVVELARRYVELGFKLIATEGTARVLQAGLGFAIDTVFKVKEGRPNVVDLIKGERIQLVINTPRGQDTFFDEKAIRRAAVLARVPTITTIAAAQAAAEGIAAMQRRQITAFALQKLHEARA, from the coding sequence ATGCCACGCAGAAATGACATTCAGAAGATTCTCGTGATCGGCTCCGGTCCGATCGTGATCGGCCAGTCGGCCGAGTTCGACTACTCGGGCACGCAGGCCTGCAAGGCGCTCAAAGCCGAGGGCTATGAGGTGGTGCTGGTGAACTCCAACCCCGCCACCATCATGACCGACCCCGAACTCGCCGACCGCACGTACATCGAGCCGCTGACGGTGGGCTACGTCGAGGAGATCATCCGCAAGGAAGCCGCCATGCTTGGCGCAGGCGCGGGCAAGTTCGCGCTGTTGCCGACAGTGGGCGGACAGACGGCGCTGAACCTTGCCGTCGATCTCTCTGACGCAGGCATCCTCGACAAGTACAACGTCGAGCTGATTGGCGCCAAGCTTGAGGCCATCAAAAAAGCCGAAGACCGCCTGCTCTTCAAGGATGCGATGCTGCGCATCGGGCTCGATGTGTCGAAATCAGCGCTGGTGAACAATCTCCGCGACGGGCTCGACTTCGCCGGTAAGCTTGGTTTCCCGGTGCTGATTCGGCCCAGCTTCACGCTCGGTGGCTCGGGCGGCGGTATCGCTTACAACCGCGAAGAGTTGATGGAGATTCTGGCGCGCGGGCTGGACCTCTCGCCGGTGCACGAGTGCCTCATCGAGGAGAGCGTGCTGGGCTGGAAGGAGTACGAGCTCGAGGTGATGCGCGATCTCGCAGACAACGTCATCATCATCTGCTCGATTGAGAACTTCGATCCGATGGGCGTGCACACCGGCGATTCGATCACCGTTGCTCCGGCGCAGACGCTGACCGATCGCGAGTACCAGAAGATGCGCGACGCTGCGATTGCCGTGATGCGCGAGATCGGCGTGGAGACGGGCGGATCGAACGTGCAGTTTGCGGTGAATCCCGCCGATGGCCGCATGACCGTCATCGAGATGAATCCGCGCGTGTCGCGGTCGTCCGCGCTGGCGTCGAAGGCCACGGGCTTCCCGATTGCGAAGATCGCTGCAAAGCTCGCGGTGGGCTATACGCTCGACGAGATTCCCAACGACATCACACGCAAGACACCTGCCTGCTTCGAGCCGACGATTGATTACGTGGTCACGAAGATCCCCAAGTGGCAGTTCGAGAAGTTTCCCGGCGCGGATGACACGCTGGGCCCGCAAATGAAGTCGGTGGGCGAAGTGATGGCGATCGGCCGCACGTTCAAGGAATCGCTGATGAAGGCCTGGCGCGCGCTTGAGACGGGCAAGAAGACTGGCCAGGAAGTTGTGCTGGAGCCGCGGCGGTTGACGCAGATGTTGGTAACCCCGAAGCCGGAGCGGCTGGCTTACATCCGGTTCGCATTCGAGCGCGGCATGAGCGTGCGCGAAGTTGCGCGGCTGACGGGGATGGATCCGTGGTTCCTGCACCAGATTCGCGAGATTACCCTTGAGCAGCAGAAGATTGCAAAGACCTCGCCGGAGGCCATCGATGAGACGCAGCTTCGCAAGCTGAAGCGCATGGGCCTGAGCGACGAGCGCATCGCCACCGAGTGGATGCTGGAAGGCCACGAGGGAACAAAGCGTGTGCGCGAGCTGCGCGAGTCGAAAAACATTCGGCCGGTCTTCAAGCTCGTGGACACGTGCGCGGCCGAATTCGAATCGATGACGCCGTATCTCTACTCGACGTATGACGAAGAGGACGAAGCGCCGCCGACCGACAAGGACAAGATCATCATTCTCGGCTCGGGGCCGAACCGTATCGGGCAGGGAATTGAGTTCGATTACTGCTGTTGCCACGCGGCGTTCGCGCTCAAGGAAGACGGTTACGAGACCATCATGGTGAACTGCAATCCTGAGACGGTTTCGACGGACTACGACACCAGCGACCGCCTCTACTTCGAGCCGCTGGTGCTGGAAGACGTGCTCGCTATCTACAACCACGAGGCGAGCAGTGGCGCGAAGATCGGCGTCATTGTGCAGTACGGTGGGCAGACGCCGCTGAACCTGGCGCAGCGTTTGCGCGCGGCCGGAGTGCCGATCATCGGAACGTCGCCTGAGTCGATCGATCTTGCGGAAGACCGCAAGCGTTTCGGCAAGCTGCTCGAAGACCTGAAGATTCCGCAGCCAGCGGGCGGCACGGCGACCAGCGTGGAAGAAGCTCTTGCCGTGGGCGACCGTATCGGCTACCCGGTGCTGGTGCGGCCCAGCTACGTGCTTGGCGGACGCGCGATGGTGATCGCCTACGACGCGGCTGCTGTGGCGACGTACATGCGCGCGGCGGTTGAGTACTCGCAGGAGCGGCCGGTACTCGTCGATCACTTCCTGGAGAACGCTGTCGAGGTCGATGTTGACGCACTCTGCGATTCGAAAGACGTGATCATCGCGGGCATCATGCAGCACATTGAGGAAGCGGGCATCCACTCCGGCGACTCGAGCTGCGTGCTGCCGGCCGTGAGCATTCGCGAAGAGACTCTCAACACCATCCGGGAATACACGCGCAAGCTCGCTCTGTCGCTCAAGGTGATCGGCCTGGTAAACATCCAGTTCGCCATCCAGCGCGATGCAAACGACCAGGATCACGTGTATGTCATCGAAGTGAACCCGCGGGCTTCGCGCACTGTGCCATACGTATCGAAGGCTACAGGGGTGCCGCTGGCGAAGGTGGCGGCGCGGCTCATGACCGGGCGCACGCTGGCCGAGCTGTTGCCTGAGCAATTGGCGAGCGGCAAGGACCTGGACGTGGGCGATCACTTCTACGTCAAGTCGCCAGTGTTCCCGTGGAACAAGTTTGCGGGCGTCGACACGGTGCTTGGGCCGGAGATGAAGTCGACCGGTGAAGTGATGGGAGTGGCGGAGACGTTCGGCGAGGCCTTCGCGAAGGCTCAGCTTTCGGCCGGGCAGCTGCTGCCGCTGGAAGGCACCGTGTTCTTCAGCGTGAATGACCACGACAAGTCAGCGGTGGTGGAACTTGCGCGGCGCTATGTGGAGCTTGGGTTCAAGCTGATCGCCACGGAGGGCACGGCGCGTGTTTTGCAGGCAGGACTGGGCTTCGCGATCGACACGGTGTTCAAGGTGAAGGAAGGCCGTCCCAATGTGGTTGACCTAATCAAGGGAGAGCGCATTCAGCTCGTGATCAACACGCCGCGCGGGCAGGACACGTTCTTCGATGAGAAGGCGATCCGGCGGGCAGCAGTGCTGGCGCGGGTTCCGACGATTACGACGATCGCCGCGGCACAGGCGGCTGCGGAGGGAATCGCTGCAATGCAGCGTCGGCAGATCACGGCGTTCGCGTTACAGAAGCTGCATGAGGCGCGCGCGTAA
- a CDS encoding TrbI/VirB10 family protein translates to MAFRPWMVVVAALVVGSCAAWGQDPEFVQPVPQPAAAGQPAQAASSDAQPAAAPAVASADPAAGVPAKKTFVVPAGTKVLLQLRSSVNTKSAKPGDGVYLASTFPVVVGNHVLIPAGVYVQGMVDHVARAGHVKGHALLDMHFTSMIFPNGTVVEIPGLVNSLPGANKQHVKGNGEGTIEEEGDKARNMGKVAAITIPAGTTGGAIGGGVSGHPVEGTLGGMAGGLAAAGIVALFTRGADVDLQAGSQVEMVLQRPLMLEEENLSAATGFPALVPAADQPKPMEKPKAHVLCPPGGLGCE, encoded by the coding sequence ATGGCTTTTCGGCCGTGGATGGTGGTGGTAGCCGCCCTGGTGGTGGGGTCGTGCGCGGCTTGGGGCCAGGATCCTGAGTTTGTGCAGCCCGTTCCTCAGCCAGCTGCGGCGGGGCAACCGGCTCAGGCCGCGAGCTCGGATGCCCAGCCTGCTGCAGCGCCGGCAGTTGCGTCGGCTGATCCGGCCGCCGGTGTTCCGGCTAAGAAGACATTCGTGGTTCCGGCAGGGACCAAGGTGCTGCTGCAGTTGCGCAGCTCAGTGAATACGAAGAGCGCGAAGCCTGGCGACGGCGTTTACCTTGCCTCGACGTTCCCAGTCGTGGTGGGCAATCATGTGCTGATTCCGGCAGGCGTTTACGTGCAGGGCATGGTGGACCACGTGGCGCGCGCGGGACATGTTAAAGGCCATGCGTTGCTCGACATGCACTTCACGTCGATGATCTTCCCCAACGGCACCGTAGTGGAGATTCCGGGGCTGGTGAACAGTCTGCCCGGCGCCAACAAGCAACATGTGAAGGGCAATGGCGAAGGCACTATTGAAGAGGAAGGCGACAAGGCGCGGAACATGGGCAAGGTCGCTGCGATAACGATTCCGGCTGGGACCACGGGCGGGGCCATCGGCGGCGGGGTGAGCGGACATCCAGTTGAGGGCACGCTGGGCGGCATGGCCGGGGGGCTCGCGGCGGCGGGAATCGTGGCGCTGTTCACGCGCGGCGCCGATGTCGACCTGCAGGCCGGCTCGCAGGTGGAGATGGTGTTGCAGCGTCCGCTGATGCTGGAAGAGGAGAACTTGTCGGCGGCGACAGGGTTCCCGGCGCTTGTTCCGGCGGCGGACCAGCCGAAGCCGATGGAGAAGCCGAAAGCGCACGTGCTGTGCCCGCCGGGCGGGCTGGGCTGCGAGTGA
- a CDS encoding carboxypeptidase-like regulatory domain-containing protein, whose protein sequence is MTFAASESIGISRQRGFWLRCFLGAAMCVAACVVSYAQVEVDKPEHIAKAEGLVVNTQGKPLAHAEVTLNQDGKPVYTTHTDDRGAFRFDHADGQFTFRVARTSKYAPAAKDVVVDFQIASSIARKRLYVIVGPGACEDACSSVFTSEGEFKKAIKKKNKH, encoded by the coding sequence ATGACCTTCGCAGCGAGCGAGAGTATCGGCATTTCAAGGCAGCGGGGCTTTTGGCTCCGCTGTTTTTTGGGTGCGGCGATGTGTGTGGCGGCTTGTGTTGTCTCGTATGCACAGGTTGAAGTCGACAAGCCCGAGCACATTGCCAAGGCAGAAGGCCTGGTGGTCAACACCCAGGGCAAGCCGCTGGCGCATGCAGAGGTCACGCTCAACCAGGACGGCAAGCCCGTTTACACGACGCATACCGACGATCGCGGCGCATTCCGCTTCGATCATGCCGATGGGCAGTTCACGTTTCGCGTTGCACGGACGAGCAAGTATGCGCCGGCCGCGAAGGACGTCGTCGTCGATTTTCAGATTGCAAGCTCGATCGCGCGGAAGAGGCTCTACGTGATCGTGGGGCCGGGGGCGTGTGAGGATGCGTGCTCGTCGGTGTTCACCAGCGAGGGCGAGTTCAAGAAGGCGATCAAGAAGAAGAACAAACACTGA
- the carA gene encoding glutamine-hydrolyzing carbamoyl-phosphate synthase small subunit, which translates to MQAILALEDGRIFRGEGYGHPGECQGEVVFNTSLTGYQEIATDPSYAGQIVVLTNPQIGNYGTNQADNEASKPFIEGLIVREFSPISSNWRSEQVTDEYMERFQVPVLAEIDTRALVRHLRNNGVMRGVISTLSTDAEALVQKARKIRKMDGTDLAKVVSTKAIYHFDENDPRYQAGDPLLPSMVDAAPLHVVAYDFGIKQNILRMLARENCKVTVVPAQTSAEDVLALKPNGVFLSNGPGDPEPVDYAVKAIRGMMGRVPVFGICLGHQLCGLALGGKTYKLKFGHHGGNHPVRNNVTGKVEITAHNHNFAVDPDSVNANEVELTHVDLNDNTLEGLRHKSLPLFSVQYHPEAAPGPHDSHYLFRDFRQMMEEWKG; encoded by the coding sequence ATGCAGGCGATCCTTGCGCTCGAAGACGGGCGCATCTTCCGCGGCGAAGGCTACGGGCACCCCGGCGAATGCCAGGGAGAAGTAGTTTTCAATACTTCCCTAACCGGTTATCAGGAAATCGCAACTGATCCTTCCTACGCCGGGCAAATAGTCGTTCTGACAAACCCGCAGATCGGGAACTACGGCACAAACCAGGCGGATAATGAGGCCTCGAAGCCCTTCATTGAAGGGCTGATTGTGCGCGAGTTCTCGCCCATCAGCTCGAACTGGCGCTCGGAGCAGGTCACCGACGAGTACATGGAACGGTTCCAGGTTCCGGTGCTGGCGGAGATCGATACACGCGCGCTGGTGCGGCACCTGCGCAATAACGGCGTAATGCGCGGCGTGATCTCGACGCTCTCGACGGATGCCGAAGCGCTCGTCCAGAAGGCCAGAAAAATCCGCAAGATGGACGGGACCGACCTGGCCAAGGTCGTCTCGACGAAGGCGATCTACCACTTCGACGAGAACGATCCGCGATACCAGGCGGGCGATCCGCTGCTTCCGTCGATGGTTGACGCGGCGCCGCTGCATGTTGTCGCTTACGACTTCGGCATCAAGCAGAACATTCTGCGCATGCTGGCGCGCGAGAACTGCAAGGTCACGGTCGTTCCGGCGCAGACTTCAGCCGAGGATGTGCTGGCGCTGAAGCCCAATGGCGTGTTTCTCTCCAATGGTCCCGGAGACCCGGAGCCGGTGGACTATGCGGTGAAGGCTATCCGCGGGATGATGGGGCGCGTGCCGGTGTTCGGCATCTGCCTCGGACACCAGTTGTGCGGCCTCGCGCTGGGCGGCAAGACTTACAAGCTCAAGTTCGGGCACCACGGTGGCAATCATCCGGTGCGCAACAACGTCACAGGCAAGGTGGAGATCACGGCGCACAACCACAACTTCGCGGTCGATCCTGATTCGGTCAATGCGAACGAAGTGGAACTGACGCACGTGGACCTCAACGACAACACGCTCGAAGGCCTGCGGCACAAGAGCCTGCCGCTGTTCAGCGTGCAATATCACCCAGAGGCTGCGCCGGGTCCGCACGACTCGCACTACTTGTTCCGCGATTTCCGCCAGATGATGGAGGAGTGGAAGGGATGA
- the lepB gene encoding signal peptidase I, with translation MLPEDENLSPNCTTSPDQTQTAAPAPVVAPAEPARTNGLTLWLRDILIAIAASVLMVLFLYQPVKVEGTSMLPRLEDRDRLFINKFVYHFEDIHRGDVVVFHYPRDPEKSYIKRVIAVPGDRLRIDRGEVYLNDKHLPEPYLPDEFRDMKSMPEMVIPEDEYFMMGDHRCISSDSREFGPVDRDLIYGKAVLVYWPTKDAGVVN, from the coding sequence ATGTTGCCAGAAGACGAAAACCTCTCTCCAAATTGCACGACTTCTCCGGACCAAACCCAGACCGCTGCCCCTGCGCCAGTTGTTGCGCCCGCGGAGCCGGCACGCACCAATGGTCTGACTCTGTGGCTGCGCGATATCTTGATTGCGATTGCCGCTTCGGTGCTGATGGTCCTGTTTCTCTACCAGCCGGTAAAGGTGGAAGGCACCAGCATGCTGCCGCGGCTGGAAGACCGCGACCGGCTGTTCATCAACAAATTTGTCTATCATTTCGAAGACATTCATCGCGGCGACGTGGTGGTGTTTCACTATCCACGCGACCCGGAGAAGAGCTACATTAAGCGCGTGATCGCAGTGCCGGGCGATAGGCTGCGGATCGATCGCGGCGAGGTCTACCTCAACGACAAGCATTTGCCGGAGCCGTATTTGCCGGATGAGTTCCGCGACATGAAGTCGATGCCCGAGATGGTGATTCCCGAGGACGAGTACTTCATGATGGGCGACCACCGCTGCATCTCGTCGGACAGCAGGGAATTCGGCCCTGTGGATCGGGACCTCATCTACGGCAAGGCCGTGCTTGTGTACTGGCCTACCAAGGATGCGGGCGTGGTGAATTAG
- a CDS encoding VWA domain-containing protein — protein sequence MPNRKRLWCPARLVALLIFAAALVPAHAQDQPTFRSETHLIDFTFSVRKADGTLVKSLTRDDFQITEDGVPQKIAFFGKETDLPLTLGLIVDASDSQSKFIKRHYKDIEKFLKTVMGPNDQAFTLCFGNHLRLTNDSSSSVGDIMDGLNRFDHGDRNFPELAPDDKREGGTALYDAIYYGVRQKLSQAQGRRRALILFTDGEENSSAHDLLEAIGIAQDSDTLIYAIRYTESEKHGLTAHSRQGIAALHHLSAETGGTDFDALHVDMPKAFEQISEELRSLYSIAYHSTHHKRDGTFHKVVISTEESSYNVRARTGYYAR from the coding sequence ATGCCCAACAGGAAGCGCCTCTGGTGCCCCGCCCGTCTTGTCGCGCTCTTAATCTTTGCCGCCGCGCTGGTGCCCGCTCACGCGCAGGATCAGCCCACTTTCCGCTCGGAAACCCACCTCATCGACTTCACCTTCAGCGTGCGCAAAGCGGATGGCACCCTTGTCAAGAGCCTCACGCGCGACGACTTTCAGATCACCGAAGACGGCGTCCCTCAAAAGATCGCCTTCTTCGGCAAAGAGACGGACCTGCCTCTCACGCTCGGCCTCATCGTCGACGCCAGCGACAGCCAGAGCAAGTTCATCAAGCGTCACTACAAGGACATCGAGAAGTTCCTCAAAACCGTGATGGGCCCGAATGATCAGGCGTTCACACTCTGCTTCGGCAATCACCTTCGCCTGACCAACGACAGCAGTTCGTCCGTCGGCGACATCATGGATGGTCTCAACCGCTTCGATCACGGCGATCGCAACTTCCCTGAGCTGGCGCCCGATGATAAGCGTGAAGGCGGCACCGCTCTCTATGACGCGATCTATTACGGTGTCAGGCAAAAGCTCTCGCAGGCCCAGGGCCGGCGCCGCGCCTTAATTCTGTTCACCGACGGCGAAGAGAACTCAAGCGCTCACGATCTACTGGAAGCAATCGGCATCGCTCAGGATTCAGACACGCTGATCTACGCGATTCGCTACACCGAGTCGGAGAAACACGGCCTGACCGCCCACTCCCGCCAGGGAATAGCGGCCCTCCATCATTTGTCGGCTGAAACAGGAGGAACCGACTTCGACGCCCTGCACGTGGACATGCCCAAAGCGTTCGAGCAGATCAGCGAAGAGTTACGTTCGCTCTACTCCATCGCTTACCACTCCACACATCACAAGCGCGACGGAACCTTCCACAAGGTTGTGATTTCGACTGAAGAGTCGAGCTATAACGTGCGCGCGCGGACCGGCTATTACGCGCGATAG
- a CDS encoding YidC/Oxa1 family membrane protein insertase has product MVSQPDFGWLRFLATPLYLALRLIYSHAIANWGWAIILLTVAFNLVLLWPRLLAVKSSLKVMRVQPKLDAIRKQYAGLKLNDPRRAEMNAEMTAIYKAEGANMYGGCLPALLQMPLLFACYRVLQHAPELRHAAWLWLPDLAAPDPLHILPLVIIASMFLTQWITPMPGADPSQRRILAVVMPLIMGFTLWHYASGLSLYWATGNLIGLAFQLAVNRSPIGKQMRAIQRAREKP; this is encoded by the coding sequence TTGGTCTCGCAACCCGACTTCGGCTGGCTGCGCTTTCTCGCCACGCCGCTCTATCTTGCTCTACGGCTCATCTACAGCCACGCCATAGCCAATTGGGGCTGGGCAATCATCCTCCTCACTGTCGCCTTCAATCTCGTCTTGCTCTGGCCGCGGCTCCTCGCAGTGAAGTCTTCCCTCAAAGTGATGCGCGTTCAACCCAAGCTCGACGCCATTCGCAAGCAATACGCCGGTCTTAAGCTGAACGATCCCAGGCGCGCCGAGATGAACGCGGAGATGACGGCCATCTACAAAGCCGAAGGCGCAAACATGTACGGCGGCTGCCTTCCCGCCCTTCTGCAAATGCCTCTGCTGTTTGCCTGCTACCGCGTGCTGCAGCACGCCCCCGAGTTGCGGCACGCTGCATGGCTGTGGCTGCCCGATCTTGCCGCACCGGACCCTCTGCACATCCTGCCGCTCGTGATTATCGCCAGCATGTTTCTCACTCAATGGATCACCCCTATGCCCGGTGCCGATCCATCGCAGCGGCGAATCCTCGCCGTCGTCATGCCGCTGATCATGGGGTTCACCCTGTGGCACTACGCCTCCGGCCTCTCGCTTTACTGGGCCACCGGCAACCTCATCGGACTTGCATTCCAACTCGCCGTCAATCGCAGCCCCATCGGAAAACAGATGCGCGCAATTCAGCGGGCCAGAGAGAAGCCGTAA